A window of the Parabacteroides merdae ATCC 43184 genome harbors these coding sequences:
- a CDS encoding conjugal transfer protein TraO, with protein sequence MSAMKRNFIFIILLLALFTGQAEAQRRLPGMKSVRFTAEMADGFYSRADRHDAGYAFSLAVATYTKKGNQWVFGCEMLQRNNPYRNTYVPLSQYTGEGGYYHTILSTSGKSFFLNLGASALLGYEAVNNGNRLLDDGASLRKYESFIYGGAVTLEAEGYLSDSIALLLCLRERFVWGGASGRCHFQYGAGVKYIF encoded by the coding sequence ATGAGTGCCATGAAAAGAAACTTCATCTTCATTATCCTCCTGCTTGCCCTCTTTACGGGGCAGGCGGAAGCCCAGCGCCGGCTGCCGGGGATGAAATCCGTCCGCTTTACCGCTGAAATGGCCGACGGCTTTTACAGCCGGGCAGACCGCCATGATGCGGGCTACGCCTTTTCGCTGGCTGTTGCCACTTACACAAAGAAAGGGAACCAGTGGGTGTTTGGCTGTGAGATGCTACAACGTAATAACCCTTACCGGAACACATATGTCCCACTGTCGCAATATACAGGGGAAGGCGGTTATTATCATACAATCCTTTCCACATCCGGCAAGTCTTTCTTTCTGAACCTCGGTGCTTCCGCCTTGCTGGGCTACGAGGCCGTGAACAACGGAAACCGCCTGTTGGATGACGGAGCTTCCTTGCGCAAGTATGAGTCCTTCATCTATGGGGGTGCGGTAACGCTGGAGGCGGAAGGATACCTGTCGGACAGCATAGCCCTGCTGCTATGTCTGCGTGAACGTTTTGTATGGGGCGGCGCTTCCGGCCGCTGCCATTTCCAGTATGGAGCCGGAGTCAAATACATTTTCTAA
- the traK gene encoding conjugative transposon protein TraK, producing MEFKSLTNIESSFRRIRLMLAVFTGCCALITGYALWSSYRFAEKQREKIYVLDKGKSLMLALSQDLSQNRPAEAREHVRRFHELFFSLSPQKDAIEHNIGRALQLADKSAYHYYVDFAEKGYYNRLISGNINQVVHVDSVVCDFAAYPYKARTYARQLIIRESNVTERSLVTSCSLQNTGRSDDNPNGFIIEQFTILENRDIRSVER from the coding sequence ATGGAATTCAAGTCATTGACCAACATTGAGAGCAGCTTCAGGCGTATCCGGTTGATGCTGGCTGTCTTTACCGGCTGCTGTGCGCTCATTACCGGCTATGCGTTGTGGAGCTCGTACCGTTTCGCCGAGAAGCAACGGGAAAAGATCTATGTGCTGGATAAGGGCAAGTCGCTGATGCTCGCCCTCTCGCAGGATCTTTCACAGAACCGCCCCGCCGAGGCGCGGGAACACGTCCGGCGTTTTCACGAGCTGTTCTTCTCGCTCTCTCCGCAGAAGGACGCGATCGAACACAATATAGGCCGTGCCCTGCAGCTGGCGGACAAGAGCGCCTATCACTACTATGTGGACTTTGCCGAAAAGGGATATTACAACCGGCTGATTTCGGGCAACATCAACCAGGTGGTACACGTGGACAGCGTGGTGTGCGACTTTGCCGCCTATCCCTACAAGGCGCGTACATACGCCCGGCAGCTGATCATCCGTGAGAGCAACGTGACCGAGCGAAGCCTTGTCACCTCCTGTTCGCTCCAGAATACGGGGCGTTCGGACGACAATCCCAACGGGTTCATCATCGAGCAGTTCACCATACTGGAGAACAGGGATATAAGGAGTGTGGAACGATGA
- the traJ gene encoding conjugative transposon protein TraJ: MMPLSIDFANLHTILATLYDDMLPLCKDMMDVGKGLAGLGALFYVAVRVWQSMARAEPIDVYPLLRPFAIGICILLFPTLVLGTLNTVLSPIVQGTHKMLEGQTLDMEQYRAQKEELEREAMLRNPETAYLVSDEEFDRQLDELGWSTIDTASRLGMYVEVGMYNLEKKIRDAFRSLLELIFAAASLLIDTVRTFFLVVLSILGPVAFAFSVWDGFQSTLGQWFTRYISVYLWLPVSDLFSTLLAKLQVLMLQNDILELQNNPDYSIDNSNSVYIIFMLIGIIGYFTVPTVAGWIVQAGGAGNFSRNLNRTATKAGSFAAGTGGAVLGNIGGRLRGK; this comes from the coding sequence ATGATGCCGTTGTCGATAGATTTTGCCAACCTGCATACCATACTGGCGACCCTGTATGACGATATGCTGCCCCTTTGCAAGGACATGATGGACGTGGGAAAGGGACTTGCCGGGCTGGGTGCCCTGTTCTATGTCGCCGTCCGCGTGTGGCAGTCGATGGCCCGTGCCGAACCGATAGATGTCTATCCCCTGCTGCGTCCCTTCGCCATCGGCATCTGCATCCTGCTTTTCCCCACGCTGGTGCTCGGCACGCTGAACACCGTGCTCAGCCCGATAGTACAGGGTACGCACAAGATGCTTGAGGGGCAGACGCTGGATATGGAACAGTACAGGGCGCAGAAGGAGGAACTGGAAAGGGAGGCCATGCTGCGCAATCCCGAAACCGCCTACCTGGTGAGCGACGAGGAATTCGACCGTCAGCTGGACGAGCTGGGCTGGTCAACCATAGATACCGCCTCCCGCCTGGGCATGTACGTGGAGGTGGGGATGTACAATCTGGAGAAGAAAATCCGTGACGCCTTCCGCAGCCTGCTGGAACTGATATTCGCGGCGGCATCGCTGCTGATAGATACCGTGAGGACCTTTTTCCTTGTCGTGCTCTCCATTCTGGGACCGGTGGCGTTCGCCTTCAGCGTATGGGACGGTTTCCAGTCCACGCTCGGGCAGTGGTTCACGAGGTACATATCCGTCTACCTTTGGCTTCCGGTCAGCGACCTGTTCAGCACCCTGCTCGCCAAGCTCCAGGTGCTGATGCTCCAAAATGACATTCTGGAATTACAGAACAACCCCGACTACTCGATAGACAACTCAAATAGCGTCTATATCATATTCATGCTGATAGGGATTATCGGGTACTTCACCGTCCCGACGGTGGCGGGCTGGATCGTACAGGCGGGCGGAGCCGGAAACTTCAGCCGTAACCTGAACCGCACGGCCACGAAAGCGGGCAGTTTCGCTGCCGGGACGGGCGGTGCCGTACTGGGGAATATCGGGGGAAGGCTGCGGGGCAAATAG
- a CDS encoding TraL conjugative transposon family protein, whose translation MRGKPAVLKRADSRIRLFCRRLTGKQRIVLTSVVSLLFTAACLYSVVSSVSRLGERKGDMKTGHIRPVMLRPETTTIHSNIQKHENGLSENQGTAGAVE comes from the coding sequence ATGAGAGGGAAACCTGCCGTCTTAAAACGTGCGGACAGCCGTATCCGGCTGTTCTGCCGCCGGCTGACCGGGAAGCAGCGCATTGTCTTGACAAGTGTCGTCTCGCTTCTGTTCACGGCAGCCTGTCTGTACTCGGTTGTCTCTTCCGTGTCCCGTTTGGGGGAACGGAAGGGCGACATGAAAACCGGGCATATCCGGCCCGTCATGTTACGGCCGGAAACAACAACCATTCATTCAAACATCCAGAAACATGAAAATGGACTTTCAGAAAATCAGGGAACGGCTGGGGCTGTCGAGTGA
- a CDS encoding glycoside hydrolase family protein: MKRIPVIMIFLSLVLYGKAENPPSDKDKAVACIKRWEGWHRGKMPYIGYGHRLLPHEKLTENLSEAQADSLLRCDLERCLKVFRKYGKDSLLLSLLGFNVGCYRLIGNGKIPKSRLIQKLDDGNRNIYKEYISFRCYRGKVIPGIERRRKEEFELFYIP, translated from the coding sequence ATGAAAAGAATACCGGTTATTATGATTTTTCTGTCACTTGTTCTGTATGGCAAGGCGGAAAATCCCCCGTCTGACAAGGATAAGGCGGTAGCCTGCATCAAGCGGTGGGAAGGCTGGCACCGGGGGAAAATGCCTTACATCGGTTACGGACACCGCCTGCTCCCCCATGAGAAGCTGACCGAGAACCTGAGTGAGGCACAGGCGGACTCACTTTTGAGATGCGACCTTGAACGGTGTTTGAAGGTATTCCGTAAATATGGAAAAGACTCGCTTCTTTTAAGTCTGTTAGGTTTTAATGTGGGCTGTTACCGTCTGATCGGAAACGGCAAGATACCCAAAAGCAGACTGATTCAGAAACTGGACGATGGTAACCGGAATATTTACAAGGAATATATATCGTTCCGCTGTTATCGGGGGAAAGTCATTCCAGGCATAGAGAGAAGAAGAAAAGAGGAGTTTGAACTGTTCTATATACCGTAG
- a CDS encoding DUF3876 domain-containing protein, protein MRNKSLMRLAVCLIGMAAMVLQGCSESGTDRDKLCGSWSSVEGKPDVLVYKEGEAYKVTVFARSGKMRRLRPQTYLLVEENGNLFINTGHRIDISYNEAADVLTFSPNGDYVRKEERP, encoded by the coding sequence ATGAGAAACAAATCCCTTATGAGACTGGCGGTGTGCCTGATCGGTATGGCCGCCATGGTATTGCAAGGCTGCTCGGAGAGCGGCACCGACCGTGACAAGCTCTGCGGCTCGTGGAGCAGCGTGGAAGGCAAGCCGGACGTGCTGGTATATAAGGAAGGGGAAGCCTACAAGGTGACGGTGTTCGCCCGCAGCGGAAAGATGCGCCGTCTCAGGCCTCAGACCTACCTGCTGGTTGAGGAGAACGGGAACCTGTTCATCAACACGGGGCACCGCATCGACATCTCCTACAACGAGGCCGCCGACGTGCTGACCTTCTCCCCGAACGGTGACTATGTGCGGAAGGAGGAACGCCCATGA
- a CDS encoding DUF4133 domain-containing protein codes for MEYPVNKGAGNPVEFKGLKSQYLFVFAGGLVTVLLAVVILYLAGVDQWICIPFGTVSGGLLAWAVFRLNARYGEHGLMKLLAEKRHPRYLIHRKRVFRLFAKRKKRQS; via the coding sequence ATGGAGTATCCTGTAAACAAGGGGGCGGGCAATCCCGTCGAGTTCAAGGGGCTCAAGTCACAATACCTGTTCGTCTTCGCGGGCGGTCTGGTGACGGTGCTCCTGGCGGTGGTCATCCTTTACCTGGCAGGCGTGGACCAATGGATATGCATCCCTTTCGGGACCGTATCCGGCGGTCTGCTGGCATGGGCGGTGTTCCGGCTGAACGCCCGCTACGGCGAACACGGTCTTATGAAGCTGCTGGCGGAGAAACGCCATCCGCGCTACCTGATCCACCGCAAGAGAGTTTTCAGATTATTTGCAAAAAGAAAAAAACGACAATCATGA
- a CDS encoding DUF3872 domain-containing protein — MKRRILDFMMTVCCMVFSFLALVACDNELDIRQEYPFTVESMPVADEIVNGETVEIRLEIKPEGNFSGTVYTLRYFQPDGKGSLKMEDGTVLKPNDRYLLNEWKFRLYYTSHSGKESQTIDLYFEDNWGNLQQLTYDFNGKDAEEEDNNTEAA, encoded by the coding sequence ATGAAAAGAAGAATCCTTGATTTTATGATGACAGTCTGTTGCATGGTATTTTCCTTTCTTGCCCTTGTCGCCTGTGACAATGAGCTGGATATCAGACAAGAATACCCGTTCACGGTGGAGTCCATGCCGGTGGCGGACGAAATCGTAAACGGTGAGACGGTGGAAATCCGTCTGGAAATCAAGCCGGAAGGAAACTTTTCCGGAACTGTCTATACGCTGAGGTATTTCCAGCCCGACGGAAAGGGCAGTCTGAAGATGGAGGACGGAACGGTACTGAAACCCAATGACCGTTATTTGCTGAACGAATGGAAATTCCGTCTTTACTATACCTCGCATAGCGGCAAGGAATCACAGACCATAGACCTCTATTTTGAAGACAATTGGGGAAACTTGCAACAGCTGACATATGATTTCAATGGAAAGGATGCGGAGGAGGAAGACAATAATACGGAGGCCGCATGA
- a CDS encoding TraG family conjugative transposon ATPase, producing MRNVLKAETLERKFPLLSVENGCIVSKDADLTVAFEVELPELYTVTAEEYEAMHSTWIKAARVLPEHSIVCKQDWFTKESYRPQNGGEEQSFLSRSYERHFNERPYLNHRCYLYLTKTTRERNRRQSDFSTLCRGFLLPREITDKDMAARFLEAVEQFEHIVNDSAHIRLRRLETEEITGTKERPGLVEKYLSLSMEDETAVLQDICLKPGRMRIGDKRLCLHTLSDTEDLPGKLSTDMRYERMSTDRSDCRLSFAAPVGLLLSCNHIYSQYVFIDNAQEILQMMEKNSRNMLSLSRYSRSNAVNQEWTEMYLDEAHTKGVLPVRCHCNVIAWAEDAEEFRRIRNDTGSQLAMMECTPRYNTVDTPVLYWTGIPGNAGDFPAEESFYTFLEQAVCLFAGETNYRSSPSPFGIRMADRQNGIPVHVDISDLPMKRGIITNRNKFILGPSGSGKSFFTNHLVRNYYEQGAHILLVDTGNSYQGLCRMIHDRTRGGDGIYITYEEDNPISFNPFYTDSGQFDVEKRESIKTLILTLWKREDEAPKRSEEVALSGAVNAYIRKITGNREARPDFNGFYEFVDGDYRRMIAEKKVREKDFDIDGFLNVLEPFYKGGDYDFLLNSDRELDLTNRRFIVFELDNISGNKVLLPVVTLIIMETFIAKMRRLKGIRKVILIEECWKALMSANMSGYIQYLFKTVRKYFGEAVVVTQEVDDIISSPIVKEAIINNSDCKILLDQRKYMNKFEHIQRLLGLTEKEKSQILSINQANHPGRFYREVWIGLGGTRSAVYATEVSAEEYFTFTTEESEKLEVQRLAEELDGNLELAIRRMAERKREEQRQVSTPKREQ from the coding sequence ATGAGAAATGTATTGAAAGCGGAAACGCTGGAACGCAAGTTCCCCCTGCTCTCGGTGGAGAACGGCTGCATCGTGAGCAAGGACGCCGACCTGACCGTGGCCTTCGAGGTGGAGCTTCCCGAGCTGTACACGGTGACGGCGGAAGAGTATGAGGCCATGCACTCCACCTGGATAAAGGCCGCCAGGGTACTGCCCGAGCACAGCATCGTCTGCAAGCAGGACTGGTTCACGAAGGAGAGCTACCGTCCCCAAAACGGCGGGGAGGAACAGAGCTTCCTCTCGCGCAGCTATGAGCGGCACTTCAACGAGAGGCCGTACCTGAACCACCGCTGTTACCTGTATCTGACAAAGACCACCCGTGAGCGCAACCGCCGGCAAAGTGACTTCAGCACCCTCTGCCGGGGATTCCTGCTGCCCAGGGAGATTACCGACAAGGACATGGCGGCCCGCTTTCTGGAAGCGGTGGAGCAGTTCGAGCATATCGTGAACGACTCCGCCCATATCCGGCTGCGCCGCCTGGAAACGGAGGAGATTACCGGCACGAAGGAACGTCCCGGGCTGGTGGAGAAATACCTCTCCCTCTCGATGGAGGACGAAACCGCCGTACTGCAGGACATCTGCCTCAAGCCCGGACGGATGCGTATCGGGGACAAGCGGCTCTGCCTGCACACACTTTCGGATACGGAAGACCTGCCGGGCAAGCTCTCCACCGACATGCGCTACGAGCGTATGTCCACCGACAGGAGTGACTGCCGCCTTTCCTTCGCCGCACCCGTGGGGCTGCTGCTCTCCTGCAACCACATCTACTCGCAGTACGTGTTCATCGACAATGCGCAGGAAATCCTGCAGATGATGGAGAAGAACTCGCGCAACATGCTCTCTCTGTCACGGTACAGCCGGAGCAATGCCGTGAACCAGGAATGGACGGAGATGTATCTGGACGAGGCGCATACCAAGGGAGTGCTTCCCGTCAGATGCCACTGCAATGTAATCGCCTGGGCGGAGGATGCGGAGGAGTTCCGCCGTATCAGGAACGACACGGGCAGCCAGCTTGCCATGATGGAATGCACCCCCCGTTACAACACCGTCGACACCCCGGTGCTTTACTGGACGGGCATTCCGGGCAATGCGGGCGACTTTCCTGCCGAAGAGTCATTCTACACGTTCCTGGAGCAGGCGGTCTGCCTCTTTGCCGGGGAGACCAATTACAGAAGTTCGCCCAGTCCGTTCGGCATCCGCATGGCGGACCGGCAGAACGGCATTCCGGTGCACGTGGACATTTCCGACCTTCCGATGAAACGGGGCATCATCACCAACCGCAACAAATTTATCCTGGGACCAAGCGGCAGCGGCAAGTCCTTTTTCACCAACCATCTGGTGCGCAACTATTACGAGCAGGGAGCGCATATCCTGCTGGTGGACACGGGCAACAGCTATCAGGGGTTGTGCCGGATGATCCACGACCGCACACGCGGCGGGGACGGCATCTACATCACGTATGAGGAGGACAATCCGATATCCTTCAACCCGTTCTACACCGATTCCGGACAGTTCGATGTGGAAAAGCGCGAGAGCATCAAGACTCTGATACTGACCTTGTGGAAACGGGAGGACGAGGCACCGAAACGTTCGGAAGAGGTGGCGCTCTCGGGAGCGGTGAACGCCTATATCCGTAAAATTACCGGGAATCGGGAGGCAAGGCCGGACTTCAACGGCTTCTACGAGTTCGTGGACGGTGACTACCGCCGGATGATAGCGGAAAAGAAGGTACGCGAGAAGGATTTCGACATCGACGGTTTCCTGAACGTGCTGGAGCCTTTCTACAAGGGTGGCGACTACGACTTCCTGCTGAACTCCGACAGGGAACTGGACCTGACAAACAGGCGGTTCATCGTGTTCGAGCTGGACAACATCAGCGGCAACAAGGTGCTGCTGCCTGTGGTGACGCTGATCATCATGGAGACCTTCATCGCCAAGATGCGCCGTCTGAAAGGAATCCGCAAGGTAATATTGATAGAGGAGTGTTGGAAAGCCCTTATGTCCGCCAACATGAGCGGCTATATCCAATATTTGTTCAAGACCGTCCGGAAATATTTCGGTGAGGCCGTTGTGGTGACCCAGGAGGTGGACGACATCATCAGCTCCCCGATTGTGAAGGAGGCCATCATCAACAACTCCGACTGCAAGATCCTTCTGGACCAGCGGAAATACATGAACAAGTTCGAGCATATCCAGCGGCTGCTCGGCCTGACGGAGAAAGAGAAAAGCCAGATACTCTCCATCAACCAGGCGAACCATCCCGGACGTTTTTACCGTGAAGTCTGGATAGGGCTTGGCGGCACCCGTTCGGCGGTCTATGCTACGGAAGTGAGCGCGGAAGAGTATTTCACGTTCACGACGGAAGAGTCCGAGAAACTGGAAGTGCAACGGCTTGCCGAGGAGCTGGACGGCAACCTGGAACTTGCCATCCGCCGGATGGCAGAGAGAAAACGAGAGGAACAAAGACAAGTATCAACCCCAAAAAGAGAACAATGA
- the traN gene encoding conjugative transposon protein TraN, whose product MKKILMIFALIMGAVAAYAQQGSGDYYEGLSRKIGFSQMIPPHGLEITYDKTVHIIFPSPVRYVDLGSPNLIAGKADGAENVIRVKATRKHFRSETNMSVITEDGNFYTFNVKYADEPLLLNVEMCDFIHDGESVNRPNNAMEIYLQELAGESPRLVRLIMKSVYGQDKRKVKHIGSKRFGVQYLLKGLYAHGELLYFHTEVKNATHVPFDVDFVTFKIVDKKIVKRTAMQEQVIYPLRAFNYVTRVDGKKNERTVFALPKFTIPDGKKLVVEMYEKQGGRHQSFEVENEDLVRAGTVNELKVR is encoded by the coding sequence ATGAAGAAGATTCTGATGATTTTTGCCCTGATTATGGGCGCAGTGGCTGCATACGCGCAGCAAGGCAGCGGGGATTATTACGAGGGATTGAGCCGCAAGATCGGCTTCAGCCAAATGATTCCCCCGCATGGTCTGGAAATCACGTATGACAAGACCGTACATATAATTTTCCCCTCTCCCGTAAGATACGTGGATTTGGGTTCCCCCAACCTGATAGCGGGCAAGGCGGACGGTGCGGAAAACGTCATCCGTGTGAAGGCGACCCGGAAACATTTCCGCAGTGAAACCAATATGAGCGTGATAACCGAGGACGGCAACTTTTACACATTCAACGTCAAGTATGCCGACGAGCCGTTGCTGCTGAACGTGGAGATGTGCGACTTCATCCATGACGGGGAGTCGGTTAACCGTCCGAACAATGCGATGGAAATCTACTTGCAGGAACTCGCCGGGGAGTCGCCCCGTCTGGTACGGCTGATCATGAAATCCGTGTATGGGCAGGACAAACGCAAGGTCAAGCACATCGGCAGCAAGCGGTTCGGGGTTCAATACCTGCTCAAGGGGCTTTACGCACACGGCGAGCTGCTCTATTTCCATACCGAGGTGAAGAACGCCACGCACGTGCCTTTCGATGTGGACTTCGTAACTTTCAAGATTGTAGACAAGAAAATCGTGAAGCGTACCGCCATGCAGGAGCAGGTCATCTATCCGCTGCGTGCCTTCAACTATGTGACCCGTGTGGACGGGAAGAAGAACGAGCGGACGGTGTTCGCCCTGCCCAAGTTCACCATCCCCGACGGCAAGAAGCTGGTCGTGGAGATGTACGAGAAACAGGGTGGCCGCCATCAGTCGTTTGAGGTGGAGAACGAAGACCTTGTACGTGCCGGGACTGTCAATGAACTGAAAGTAAGATGA
- a CDS encoding DUF4134 domain-containing protein has product MTPLNHSVLSLFIFAVEFKFMSYPNDSTMKRRILFSVMCAAIAAGAFAQGQGQGLAGINEATSLMTSYFDPATKLCYAIGAVLGLVGGIKTYGKFSSGDPDTSKTAASWFFACIFLIVAATILRSFFL; this is encoded by the coding sequence CGCCGTCGAATTCAAATTTATGTCTTACCCAAACGATTCGACAATGAAGAGAAGAATCCTTTTTTCAGTGATGTGCGCGGCGATTGCCGCCGGTGCTTTCGCGCAGGGCCAAGGTCAGGGCCTTGCCGGTATCAACGAGGCGACCAGCCTCATGACCTCGTATTTCGATCCCGCCACCAAACTGTGCTATGCCATCGGTGCGGTGCTCGGCCTGGTGGGCGGCATCAAGACCTACGGCAAGTTCTCCAGCGGTGATCCCGACACCTCGAAAACCGCCGCCAGCTGGTTCTTTGCCTGCATCTTTCTGATTGTAGCCGCCACCATCCTGCGTTCCTTCTTCCTCTAA
- a CDS encoding DUF4141 domain-containing protein encodes MKAKSLLIGTVLALCGTGANAQWVVTDPGNLAQSIINMSDNIAHTSKTAVNTADSFAETVKIYEQAKKYYDQLKAVNDLIQDARKVRDIILMVGDVSDIYVTNFGKMMNDGNFSPRELDAIAFGYTRLLEESNGVLQDLRQVINVSTLSMTDKDRMDVVDRCYYEMRRYRNLVSYYTNKNIAVSYLRARKKNDLDRVMRLYGNEISKYW; translated from the coding sequence ATGAAAGCGAAGTCACTCCTGATCGGAACGGTACTCGCCCTGTGCGGCACCGGCGCCAATGCCCAGTGGGTGGTGACCGATCCCGGCAACCTTGCCCAAAGCATCATCAACATGTCGGACAACATCGCCCATACCTCGAAAACGGCGGTCAATACGGCCGACAGCTTTGCGGAGACGGTGAAGATTTACGAGCAGGCCAAGAAGTATTACGACCAGTTAAAGGCGGTGAACGACCTGATACAGGACGCCCGCAAGGTGCGCGACATCATCCTGATGGTGGGCGACGTGTCCGACATCTATGTAACGAACTTCGGCAAGATGATGAACGACGGGAACTTCTCGCCCCGCGAGCTGGACGCCATCGCCTTCGGCTACACCCGCCTGCTGGAGGAGAGCAACGGCGTGCTGCAGGATCTCAGGCAGGTCATCAACGTGAGCACGCTCTCCATGACCGACAAGGACCGCATGGACGTGGTGGACCGCTGCTACTATGAGATGCGCCGCTACCGCAACCTGGTGAGCTATTACACGAACAAGAACATCGCCGTGAGCTATCTCCGTGCCAGAAAGAAGAACGACCTGGACCGGGTGATGCGGCTTTACGGGAATGAAATCTCCAAATACTGGTAG
- the traM gene encoding conjugative transposon protein TraM produces MKMDFQKIRERLGLSSDKPLTPEEKRRRARYIVYPFFCLLCAGFLLLVFSPSEKDKAEKEKGKGFNVEMPSPKDSEMEGDKVSAYEQEALAKKEKWRRGTFQEMSELLNKDSQDTAGLTAGKANTELPPEPETGKSPGFVHSSAEAYRNMNRSLGAVYTRNENQQNADLLRRIEELEKEKRPAEGQPEGQTLEEKMALLEKSYELAARYNGKQPDAPAAVNGRSDRKDRTAVRPVKQVRNQVVSSLAQPMDNEDFIAEFAGERNTGFHTPIGRTLPSGRNTIAACVHGTQTVSDGQVLRIRLLEPMAVDDRLIPQGTVLTGGTRIQGERMDILVETVEYKGTLFPVELEVYDADGQRGILVPNSMEYDAAREIAAGMGTSMGSSINISTDAGAQIASDVGKGVIQGVSQYVEKKMRAVKITLKAGHRLLLHSPEK; encoded by the coding sequence ATGAAAATGGACTTTCAGAAAATCAGGGAACGGCTGGGGCTGTCGAGTGACAAGCCGCTGACTCCCGAAGAGAAGCGCCGACGCGCGAGGTATATTGTCTATCCGTTCTTCTGCCTGCTGTGCGCCGGATTCCTCCTGCTGGTATTCAGCCCGTCGGAAAAGGACAAGGCGGAAAAGGAAAAGGGCAAGGGATTCAACGTGGAGATGCCCTCGCCGAAAGATTCGGAAATGGAGGGCGACAAGGTAAGCGCCTACGAGCAGGAAGCACTGGCTAAAAAGGAAAAATGGCGCAGGGGAACCTTCCAGGAGATGTCCGAGCTGCTCAACAAGGACAGTCAGGATACTGCCGGCCTTACCGCAGGAAAAGCCAACACGGAACTTCCGCCGGAACCGGAAACGGGGAAATCCCCCGGCTTTGTCCATTCCTCTGCGGAAGCCTACCGGAATATGAACCGTTCGCTGGGTGCTGTATATACCCGGAATGAAAACCAACAAAATGCCGATCTGCTCCGCCGTATAGAGGAACTGGAAAAAGAAAAGAGACCGGCGGAAGGACAGCCGGAAGGACAGACCCTGGAAGAAAAGATGGCACTGCTGGAAAAGTCTTACGAGCTGGCCGCCCGGTACAACGGGAAGCAGCCGGATGCCCCGGCTGCCGTGAATGGCCGGAGCGACCGGAAAGACAGGACAGCCGTCCGCCCGGTGAAACAGGTACGGAATCAGGTGGTGTCATCGCTTGCACAACCTATGGACAATGAGGATTTCATCGCCGAATTTGCGGGAGAGAGGAATACCGGTTTCCACACCCCTATAGGCAGGACACTCCCTTCCGGCAGGAATACCATCGCCGCCTGTGTACACGGTACGCAGACCGTATCGGACGGGCAGGTGTTGCGCATCCGGTTGCTGGAGCCGATGGCGGTGGACGACCGGCTCATTCCCCAAGGGACGGTATTGACCGGCGGTACACGCATCCAGGGGGAGCGGATGGACATCCTTGTAGAGACGGTGGAATACAAGGGCACGCTGTTTCCGGTGGAACTGGAGGTATATGATGCCGACGGACAGCGGGGAATCCTCGTGCCGAACTCGATGGAGTATGATGCGGCGCGTGAGATAGCCGCGGGTATGGGCACCTCAATGGGGAGCAGCATCAACATCTCGACGGATGCCGGGGCGCAGATTGCCTCGGACGTGGGCAAGGGGGTAATACAGGGCGTGTCGCAATATGTGGAAAAGAAAATGCGTGCGGTGAAAATCACCCTGAAAGCCGGACACCGGCTGTTGCTGCACTCTCCCGAAAAATGA